The following coding sequences lie in one Bacteroides helcogenes P 36-108 genomic window:
- a CDS encoding tetratricopeptide repeat protein — translation MRHKISRILCTAICCAPLLATAQTSEKNTSAQRLYQEGQSLFQQKAYSAAISPLQTYIRQTDAKGKPLPATGERQEAEYMLACTSYELRNPQSMERLRTFLEEYPDTPHANRIYALIASIYFFEAKYDDALAMFNSSRLDLLDSEERDDMTYRLATCYLKTGNAKEAAIWFETLRSTGRKYTADCNYYISYIRYIQGRHEEALSGFLPLQDNNKYKALVPYYIAEIYLIKKNYDKAEIVAQNYLSAHPGQTYTAEMYRVLGTAEYHSGKFHEAMTSFDKYLEYGTEAIHRRDALYMSGISCYQCGVYSKVPAILGEVTSEKDALSQNAYLHMGLAYLQLADKAKARMAFEQAAASNSDLKIKEQASYNYALCIHETAYSAFGESVTVFEKFLNEFPNSPYADKVGSYLVEVYMNTRSYDAALKSIERITHPGKAILEAKQKILFQLGTQSFANAGFEQAIGYFGQSIALGQYNLQTKADALYWLGESCYRLNRMREAARYFNEYLTLTGERNTEMFALAYYNLAYIAFNQKDYSTAEGYFRSFIQLEKGKNPTALADACNRIGDCNLHVRRFDEAKRYYTKAESLGTPAGDYSFYQLALVAGLQKDYNGKISLLNRLANKYPSSPYAVNALYEKGRSYVQSNNSHQAIAAFRELLSKYPESPASRKAAAEIGLLYYQNNDYDRAIEAYKHVITQYPGSEEARLAMRDLKSIYVDANRIDEFAALASQMPGEIRFDPSEQDSLTYMAAEKIYMKGEASSAKNSLTRYLQNFPNGSFSLNAHYYLCIIGKEQKDDEAVLEHAGKLLEYPDNTYSEEALLMHGEILFNRKQYAEAIADYKKLQTKATTTEHRRFGSTGILRCAASMNNDTEVIQAATALLGEAKLPPELHSEALYYRAKSYLNQKANKKAMDDLKLLAKDTRTLHGAEAKYLVAQQLYNAHEYTAAEKEILNFIDQSTPHTYWLARSFILLSDVYAAMNKKLDARQYLLSLQQNYQADDDIESMINERLEKLK, via the coding sequence ATGAGACATAAGATATCCCGAATACTCTGCACAGCAATTTGCTGCGCACCTTTGCTCGCCACTGCGCAAACAAGCGAGAAAAACACCTCTGCCCAGAGACTTTATCAGGAAGGACAATCCTTGTTCCAACAAAAGGCTTATTCAGCAGCCATCTCTCCGTTACAAACTTATATACGACAAACAGATGCAAAAGGAAAGCCTTTGCCCGCCACCGGAGAGCGTCAGGAGGCTGAATACATGTTAGCCTGTACCTCCTATGAACTCAGAAATCCTCAAAGCATGGAACGACTCAGGACTTTTCTGGAAGAATATCCCGACACTCCTCATGCCAACCGCATCTATGCGCTGATAGCATCCATATATTTTTTTGAAGCAAAATATGATGACGCACTTGCCATGTTCAACTCCTCCCGTCTCGACTTGTTAGACTCCGAAGAACGAGACGACATGACCTACCGGCTGGCAACCTGCTATTTGAAAACCGGCAATGCCAAAGAAGCCGCCATCTGGTTTGAAACCCTGCGCAGCACCGGCCGGAAATACACAGCAGACTGCAATTATTATATCTCTTATATCCGCTATATCCAAGGACGACATGAAGAAGCTCTCAGTGGCTTTCTGCCTTTGCAAGACAATAACAAATACAAAGCACTGGTTCCCTACTATATCGCAGAAATCTATCTGATAAAAAAGAATTATGACAAAGCGGAAATCGTTGCCCAAAACTATCTGTCCGCCCATCCCGGCCAAACCTATACGGCAGAGATGTACCGTGTACTCGGTACGGCAGAATACCATTCCGGAAAGTTCCACGAAGCTATGACCTCTTTTGATAAATATCTGGAATATGGTACAGAAGCCATTCACCGCAGAGACGCTTTGTATATGTCGGGAATATCTTGTTACCAATGCGGCGTATATTCCAAAGTCCCTGCCATCCTCGGTGAAGTAACCTCCGAGAAAGATGCACTTTCGCAGAATGCCTATCTGCACATGGGATTGGCCTATTTGCAACTGGCGGACAAAGCCAAAGCCCGTATGGCCTTTGAACAAGCGGCTGCCAGCAATTCCGACTTGAAAATCAAGGAACAAGCATCCTACAACTACGCATTATGCATTCATGAAACAGCTTATTCCGCTTTCGGCGAATCTGTGACTGTATTTGAGAAATTCCTGAACGAATTTCCCAATTCTCCATACGCCGACAAAGTAGGCAGTTATCTGGTAGAGGTTTATATGAACACCCGTAGTTATGATGCCGCCCTCAAATCCATCGAACGCATCACACATCCCGGCAAAGCCATCCTGGAAGCCAAACAGAAGATTCTATTCCAACTCGGCACACAATCTTTTGCCAACGCAGGATTTGAACAAGCCATCGGCTACTTCGGACAAAGCATAGCCTTAGGACAATACAATTTGCAAACAAAAGCAGATGCACTTTACTGGCTTGGCGAATCCTGCTATCGACTGAACCGGATGCGGGAAGCCGCACGTTATTTCAACGAATATCTGACCCTTACCGGAGAAAGAAATACAGAAATGTTTGCTTTGGCATACTATAACCTTGCCTACATCGCTTTCAATCAAAAAGACTACTCTACGGCAGAAGGATACTTCCGCAGCTTTATCCAATTGGAAAAAGGCAAGAATCCCACCGCCTTGGCAGATGCCTGCAACCGTATCGGTGACTGTAACCTGCATGTCCGCCGTTTTGACGAAGCCAAACGATATTATACAAAAGCTGAAAGCTTGGGAACTCCTGCCGGAGATTATTCTTTTTATCAACTGGCATTGGTGGCAGGATTACAGAAAGACTATAACGGAAAAATTTCCCTGCTGAACCGTTTGGCAAACAAATACCCAAGCTCTCCGTATGCCGTCAACGCTCTTTACGAGAAAGGCCGTTCCTATGTGCAAAGCAACAACAGTCATCAGGCCATTGCCGCATTCCGTGAGCTGCTGAGCAAATATCCCGAAAGCCCTGCCAGTCGCAAAGCTGCTGCGGAAATCGGCTTGCTTTACTACCAAAACAATGATTATGACCGTGCCATCGAAGCTTACAAGCACGTCATCACCCAATACCCGGGCAGTGAAGAAGCACGTCTTGCCATGCGCGATTTAAAGTCCATTTATGTAGATGCCAACCGTATAGATGAATTTGCCGCCCTTGCCTCACAAATGCCGGGCGAAATCCGGTTTGACCCCAGTGAGCAGGACTCACTGACCTATATGGCAGCCGAAAAGATTTACATGAAAGGCGAAGCCTCATCGGCCAAGAACAGCCTCACCCGTTATCTGCAAAACTTTCCGAACGGTTCATTCAGTCTGAATGCACATTATTATCTCTGTATAATCGGTAAGGAGCAAAAAGATGATGAAGCTGTACTGGAACATGCAGGCAAATTACTGGAATATCCGGATAACACTTATTCGGAAGAAGCTCTGCTGATGCATGGAGAAATCCTGTTCAACCGCAAGCAATACGCCGAAGCAATTGCAGACTACAAAAAGCTACAAACCAAAGCCACCACCACCGAACACCGCCGGTTCGGTTCGACAGGCATACTGCGCTGTGCAGCCTCAATGAATAATGACACGGAAGTCATACAGGCCGCCACAGCCCTTCTCGGTGAAGCGAAGTTACCCCCCGAACTCCATAGCGAAGCTTTATACTACCGTGCCAAATCCTACCTGAACCAGAAAGCGAACAAAAAAGCCATGGACGACCTCAAACTTCTGGCCAAAGATACACGCACCCTGCACGGAGCAGAAGCAAAATATTTAGTGGCACAGCAACTTTACAACGCACACGAATATACCGCCGCCGAAAAAGAGATCCTTAATTTTATCGATCAGAGCACTCCGCATACCTATTGGCTGGCACGCAGTTTCATTCTTCTGTCCGACGTATATGCCGCAATGAACAAGAAACTTGACGCACGCCAATATCTATTGAGCTTGCAACAGAATTATCAGGCAGATGACGATATCGAAAGCATGATTAACGAGAGACTGGAAAAACTGAAATAA
- a CDS encoding NUDIX hydrolase, with amino-acid sequence MEHPLSQFKYCPKCGSAHFGVNNCKSKQCADCGFVYYFNPSSATVALILNEQNELLVCRRAKEPAQGTLDLPGGFIDIAETGEEGVSREVKEETGMEVTKAEYLFSLPNTYIYSGFPVQTLDMFFRCTVTDTVHFKAMDDAAEAFFLPLKEIRAEEFGLRSIRKGLEKFLEIKAPIP; translated from the coding sequence ATGGAACATCCTCTTTCCCAATTCAAATACTGTCCAAAATGCGGTTCCGCACATTTCGGGGTTAACAACTGCAAGTCCAAACAATGTGCCGACTGCGGTTTTGTCTATTACTTCAATCCCTCCTCGGCTACCGTAGCTCTGATTCTGAACGAACAGAATGAACTGCTGGTGTGCCGACGCGCCAAAGAGCCGGCCCAAGGTACACTCGACCTCCCCGGAGGCTTTATCGACATAGCAGAAACCGGTGAAGAGGGTGTCAGCCGTGAAGTAAAGGAAGAAACAGGCATGGAAGTAACCAAAGCAGAATACCTGTTCTCTCTGCCTAATACCTATATTTATTCCGGATTTCCGGTACAAACATTGGATATGTTTTTCCGTTGCACCGTGACCGATACTGTGCACTTCAAGGCAATGGACGATGCGGCCGAGGCATTCTTTCTGCCACTAAAAGAAATCCGGGCAGAAGAGTTCGGGCTGAGATCCATACGCAAGGGACTTGAAAAATTCTTGGAAATTAAAGCTCCGATTCCCTAA
- a CDS encoding Gfo/Idh/MocA family protein, whose protein sequence is MIKVAFIGVGYRGRQLLRLLQCLPAFRVVALADPGIEPSDFQGIPCYNRGKDDYLNMLEEHAPELVFVASPWQCHVQHALQCAGRGCHVALEIKGGLYIDEYEPLVQQAESRGCRVYPLENTLFMRENLSVCNLVGAGLLGEIVYMRGGYRHDLRRLLLDDAGNIGNRGKTESVWRSKFYQEENGDLYPTHGLAPLCMIAGINRKDKIKCLTSFASKPAGLMQRIRDLGGNTSVDIRTGDVVVTQLETEKGILISLTHDTTLPRPRSLDFEIQGTKGIWQGDGRRIYVEGRSPDEAWEPDAVYIDRYEHDYWRWWGHEALEQDTHHQGMDYIMLKALEADLKDEVPYPATLDDLALWTSVTPWSEQSIAERKTVRL, encoded by the coding sequence ATGATAAAAGTAGCTTTTATAGGTGTAGGCTATCGTGGCAGGCAACTGTTGCGTTTGTTGCAGTGTCTTCCCGCTTTCCGGGTAGTGGCACTTGCCGATCCTGGGATAGAGCCTTCTGATTTTCAGGGTATCCCTTGTTATAACCGGGGAAAAGATGATTATTTGAATATGCTTGAAGAACATGCTCCTGAACTGGTGTTTGTTGCTTCTCCCTGGCAATGCCACGTGCAGCATGCTTTGCAGTGTGCAGGTCGTGGATGTCACGTTGCTCTGGAAATTAAAGGAGGACTTTATATAGATGAATATGAGCCTTTGGTTCAGCAGGCAGAATCCCGTGGATGCCGTGTGTATCCCTTGGAAAATACACTCTTCATGCGTGAGAACCTCTCTGTCTGTAATCTGGTGGGGGCAGGTTTACTGGGGGAGATTGTTTATATGCGTGGAGGTTATCGGCACGATTTGCGCCGCTTGTTGCTGGATGACGCAGGAAATATAGGCAACCGGGGGAAGACGGAAAGCGTTTGGCGCAGCAAGTTTTATCAAGAGGAGAATGGTGACCTTTATCCCACGCATGGACTGGCTCCTCTTTGTATGATTGCGGGTATTAACCGGAAAGACAAGATCAAATGTCTGACTTCATTTGCTTCCAAACCGGCAGGTTTGATGCAACGTATCAGGGATTTGGGAGGGAATACCTCTGTAGATATACGAACGGGGGATGTTGTGGTCACCCAGTTGGAGACAGAGAAAGGGATACTTATCTCGTTGACGCATGATACTACATTGCCTCGTCCGCGCAGCCTGGATTTTGAGATACAAGGAACAAAAGGAATATGGCAGGGAGATGGGCGGAGAATATATGTAGAGGGTCGGAGTCCTGATGAGGCTTGGGAACCGGATGCGGTATATATAGACCGTTATGAGCATGACTATTGGCGATGGTGGGGACACGAAGCTTTGGAGCAGGATACCCATCATCAGGGTATGGACTATATCATGCTGAAAGCCTTGGAGGCGGATTTGAAAGATGAAGTTCCTTATCCGGCGACGCTTGATGACTTGGCATTGTGGACTTCCGTTACTCCGTGGTCTGAACAATCTATTGCGGAAAGAAAAACAGTGAGATTGTAA